From the Sphingobium yanoikuyae genome, the window TCGATATCGTTGGACGCATGGGGAGGCAGGCTTGGCTGGGCATGCAGAAAAGCATTTTCCGGATCCGACGGTTCGTCGGCAAGTGGAACAATGGTCACGTCTATCGTGTGAGGCCAGTCGCCAGGCACATTCGTGTCTTTAGCGAAATGATCTTCCTGCCCTTCTGCCGGACCGACATTGTCCGGCGTCAAATCAGGCGTTTCATGTTCCAGCTTGCCCGTCACTATTTATCCCCTGCTTGCTGAATTCGGTGTTAAATCGAGTCTGTTGCACTGCAGTATCTATGGCGCTTACTGCAGCGTGAGCAATCAGAATTCTATGTTTTGCCAAATTGATGGATCAATATCCCAACGGGCGGCATCGGGGTCGACGGCCAGTGGGAGGGGGAAGGCGCGCAGCAACGCGTCGCCATCATAATTTTCGACCGGACGCCAGCGGCGATCGATGAATCGGATGATGGCGTTCCAGTCCGACTTGAACTTGCGATCGCTCAGATAGGCATTGATGGTCGATCGACCGAGGCCCGCGTAAAAGTCCGCGATACGGTGATCGATCTTGGATTTCGGATCGTTGATTTCGAGTTGGGCGCCCTCGCCCTCGCCAGGGCCATAGGTCGCGAACCAGGCGCATGGGATGCCATAGGTTTCCGAAATGACCAGGCCGTGCAGGCTGGTCGAAACAATACGGCGGCACGAAATGATTTCGGCAACCTTTGCGCGCATGGCGTCGGGCGTGGCGTCGCAATAGGTGTTGATGATCTTGACCTTCCCGGCCCATTCTTCCGGAATGTCATAGCGACCATATTCCGGGCGGTGGCCGACACCTGGACATTGCTCGGTCAATTCCGAAATGTGCAGGATGACGCCCAGATCATGGGTTTTCTCGACATCGTCGAGCGGCCAGATGCGCGGCAGAAGCCAGACCGGGTCGCCGAAAATGTCAGGCGCATCGATGCCGGCGTTGCGGAATGTCGCCGCGCTGTTCGGGCCGCGCGTGGCATAGACGTTGAATTCGGTATTGGGCGGCTTGGAATAAGGCGCATCGCCGGTGACCGGATTGCGAAGCGCATCGACACCGGTTCCCCAGAAATGCAGCTTTCCGTTTTTCTGCCCATGGCCGATGGTTCCGACTGCGACAATGCGTTCGCTGTCTTCGTCGAAATTCGCGCGGACCACGGGCATGCCGGCCAGCGAACTCACCATGATGGCGCTCAATCCATCGCCGAAGTTGGTATAAGGTTGTTCGGGGGTGGTTGCGACCCAGGATAGTGGTGCGCGAAGCCTCTCACGGTTCATGCGGAGGAGGCGGTCGGTCTGGACGTCTAGCGGCATCGTCTTTTCTTTTCTCGAATTTATGGGAGCGGTGCGATTGTCTTGGGCATAATCAAGTTCGATTCTGGTCGCAATCCATTTGAATATATTGGCAGTTTCTCTTTGTTGTGCAGTGCGGCGGGCATCCTGTCTTAACGCGGGTGACAATGCCCTCGGTCCTGCCTAGGGTCGCGGGGCATGAAAAACGTATGGCCCGCCCCGTCTGCAAGGGGGATTTTGAAGTGTTCTGATCAGTCTGCGTCAACGTATGCGGTCTCATGGGTGACCCCATGGCCAAGATGGACATCCGCACGTCTGGAGCCACAATAAAGACGCCGGCAACGAGTGCCATTTTTTTGGCCGGGCTTTCCAGACGCCGATCGACTGTCAGGCCATCTTCACGATCCTTCCTGCAAACATCGTTGGCCTATGCACGAAGATGCGTGCGGCCGATCCGGTTATGCCGCGACTGGGTAGCCGCGTTCGAACGTCGCGTCCTTGCGCAAGGCCGCCCATGCGATCCGCGCCAGCTTGTTGGCCAGCGCGACGACGATAGCATTGCGGTGGACTCCTCGCTCGATCATTCCTGTCAACCAGCGCCCCAACGGGGTCTCGCTTCGCGCCAGCGACGGCAATGCTGCTCGGGCACCGTGGATGAGCAAGGTGCGCAAGTAGGTGTTGCCTCGCTTGGAGATGCCGAGCAGCCGCGGCTTGCCGCCGGTAGTATGCTGACGGGGCACCAGACCGAGCCAGGCACCCAGGTCTCGGGCTTTGGCAAAGCTGCTGGCATCGCCCACGGCTGCAATCAGGGCAGTTGCGTTCAGCACCCCGACGCCGGGGATGGATGTGAGCCGCCGGGCAGCCGCGTCATTGCGCGCCAGCTCGACAAACTCGCCGTTCAGCGTTTCCACCCTGGTATCGAGTTCGCGCCATTCGGCACGCAGTTCGGCCACCAACTGGCGCAGACGCGGTGACAAGGTCGTATCCTCATCGGCCAGCAGGGCATCGATGCCGAGTTCCAGCTTGCGCCGCCCAACCGGGAAAATGGTCCCGCGCTCCAGCAGGATCGCCCGCAACTGGTTGGTCAGGCTCCTGCGCTCAGCCACCAGGCGCGAGCGAACCCGGTGGAGCGTCTGGATGTCCAACTGCTCCTGGGTCTTGAGTTCGACGAAGCGCATCGTTGGACGCGAGGCGGCCTCGGCGATCCCCTCGGCGTCGCGGTCATCGTTCTTCTGTGCTTTGACATACGGCCGTACGTACTCCGGCGACATCAGCCGGATCTCATGTCCGTGCGCGGCGAACAGGCGCCCCAGATAATGGGCACCGCAACATGCCTCCATCGCGACCACGCACACAGGAAGCTTGGCAACGTAGTCGACCAGCGTCTGGCGGCGCATCGACCTGCGTACGACGACAGCTCCCGACGCATCCACGCCCACCACACTGCAGGCATTCTTGCCCAAATCAACGCCAAGGATCACAATAGACATCGGTCCGCTCCTTTCCTCTTCAAGCACCAGCATCATATCCGATGCCGGGGAAAAGGGGCGGGCCATCCCATAAAGACCTAGGCATGATCGACGACGCTGGCCAATCGGAAAGGTGCCTCTCTGAGGGGGCATCGAGAGTTTTGCCTATCTGCATCGACGGGCGTCTGCTGGATCGCAATTTTACTGGCGTTGGTCATTATGGTCATCGTCTGGCTCAGACCCTGGAGCGCCACGCTGTGCCGCCTATGCGCCTTGATGCCGCGGTGCCCGAGTGGGACCAGTCCGGTGCGGCGGCACGCATGGGGCGGTATCTGCGCGCCTATCTTCCCGGTGTGAGGTCGCTGGTCCGCAGTCGTGCAGATAAGCCTGGCTATGCTGAAAGATTGATAGGACAGGATATTTTTCGTCAGGCCTATCTGCATTTCAAATTTCATGGCCGGTTGATGCGCCTGCAGGTGCCGGGGCCTGCTGGCATCATGCATTGGACATACCCGCTGCCGCTCTATCTGGAGGGATGGCGCAACATCTATACGGTCCACGACATCATACCGATCGATCGCCCGGATCTGTCTTCGATCAACCCCGTCCGGATGGAGCGTCTGCTGCGCGCGATCATGGCGCGGGCTGACCATCTCGTGACAGTCAGCGAGGTGGTGCGACAAGAATTGGTGGCGCGGTTCGGTTGTGCGCCAGATACCGTCACGGCTTGCCATCAGGTGGCGGACCTTGATGCGCGGCGCGGTGAAGTGTCGCGGGATCCGAATGCGCATTTTCTTTTTTGCGGTGCGGTGGAGCCGCGCAAAAATCTCGCCCGGCTTGCGCGTGCCTATGTGGTCAGCGGCAGTAACAGGCCTTTGATCATCGTCGGACAGGACGGATGGCGTTCTGACGAGGTGCGGCGTGAAATCGGAAGTCATCCCGGCATTCGCTTCATGCCATTGCAGAGCCGTGAATCATTGTCGGACCTGATCCGGGGTGCGCGCGCGCTGCTATTTCCATCGCTGGCAGAGGGTTTCGGCCTGCCGGTGGCGGAGGCGCTGGTGCTGGGGACGCCGGTCATGGCTTCGGATATCCCAACGCTGCGGGAAGTTGCTGGAGACGCTGCCCTTTTTGTCGATCCTTTTGATGAGGCGGAGATGAGCCGTGCAATAATGCGGTTGGATGGTGATGATATTCTGTGTGAGCGTCTGGCGAGACTTGGCGATGTCAAAGCTGTCGCTTATCAGTCGCGGGCTTATCATGAGCGGCTGCAGGCAATCTATGCCGCGGTAGGCGAAAACCGGTGAAGAGCCGGGGTGGGGCGGAATGGTGATGAGAATTGGTGTCGACGGTTATAATCTCGCCTTGCCGGCGGGAACCGGCGTCGCCAGCTATGGTCGGGCCCTGTGTCGCGCGATCACCGCCATCGGTGGCGAGATAGACCTGATTTATGGCATCGCCATGCGGCCCGAAACTCCGGCGCCTATGCGGGAGACGCTCTTCTATTCGCGATTGGGCGAGCAGTTGTCTCTGGGGCAGAAGCCCAAGATGACGCTGCGGCGGCGGGCGTTGAGGGCTGCAATGCTGCCGACCGTCCGCAAAGCGGTGGAAGTGCCCATCAGCGGAAAGGTCATTGCAGGCGATATGGTCGAGCGGGTGCCTCCCGCGCGACGGATTTTTTCGCGTTCGGGGCTTTTCGAGGCCTCGGTCCATTATTTTCGCCGCTATGGCAAGGCGATGCGGATCGAGGTGCCAGAACCGCCGGCGATCATGCACTGGACCTATCCCGTGCCGGTGGAAATGGTCGGCGCGCGCAACGTCTATACCCTGCATGATATCGTGCCGCTGGTCATGCCCTATGCCAGCCTGGAAGATAAAGCCTATTACAAGGCCATGCTGCAATGGCTGGTGGATAATGCGTCGGGTTTGTGCACGGTGTCCGAGGCGTCCCGGCACGATATCTCGGGCATGTTCGGCATGGCTGCGGATCGGATCGACAACCTGTATCAGGCGGCGGACCTGGGTGAGCATCCGGTCATGCCTGCTGGCGATGATCTGCGGCTCTGGCTTGATCGGCTGTTCGATCTGGAGCTGGGGGGCTATTTCCTCTTTGCGGGGGCGATCGAGCCGAAGAAGAATGTCGGGCGATTGATCGAGGCCTATCTGCAGTCGGGGGTGGAAACGCCCCTGGTGATCGTGGGACGGGAGGGTTGGCGAGCTGAACCTGAGCTCCGTTTGCTGCGCGGCGGCAATGGCGCGCAGTTGAAGGGGGCGGCGCGTATCCGCCGGATCGACTATCTTCCGCGCGCTCAATTGCTGCGGCTGATGCGCGGAGCGCGAGCGATGCTGTTCCCATCGCTCTATGAAGGCTTTGGCTTGCCGGTGCTTGAGGCGATGGCGCTGGGAACGCCGGTATTAACTTCAAATATTAGTTCTCTGCCGGAGGTGACGGGTGAGGCGGCGATGCACGTTGACCCCTATGACGTCGACGCGATGGCACGGGCTATCGTCGCGATGGACGGAGATTCCGCTTTGCGACAGCGACTTAGTGCACTAGGTCTTTCGCAGTCGCAGCGCTTTTCGAAGGAGCGTTTCGAGGAACGCGTCGCGCTTTTCTACGAAAAATTACTTAAATGAATTTGTTAAGGCGAAGGCAGGGCAGATGAAAAGCGGGGCAAAGCAGCAGATCATGGCTGCGCAGATACGTTATTTTCGTCGCGGTGCAGCATTGACTGCCATCGCACTGACGGCGGCCTGTTCAAGCGTGCCCAGCAGTGGCCCGACGGCGGGCCA encodes:
- a CDS encoding polysaccharide pyruvyl transferase family protein — its product is MSPALRQDARRTAQQRETANIFKWIATRIELDYAQDNRTAPINSRKEKTMPLDVQTDRLLRMNRERLRAPLSWVATTPEQPYTNFGDGLSAIMVSSLAGMPVVRANFDEDSERIVAVGTIGHGQKNGKLHFWGTGVDALRNPVTGDAPYSKPPNTEFNVYATRGPNSAATFRNAGIDAPDIFGDPVWLLPRIWPLDDVEKTHDLGVILHISELTEQCPGVGHRPEYGRYDIPEEWAGKVKIINTYCDATPDAMRAKVAEIISCRRIVSTSLHGLVISETYGIPCAWFATYGPGEGEGAQLEINDPKSKIDHRIADFYAGLGRSTINAYLSDRKFKSDWNAIIRFIDRRWRPVENYDGDALLRAFPLPLAVDPDAARWDIDPSIWQNIEF
- a CDS encoding IS110 family RNA-guided transposase, producing the protein MSIVILGVDLGKNACSVVGVDASGAVVVRRSMRRQTLVDYVAKLPVCVVAMEACCGAHYLGRLFAAHGHEIRLMSPEYVRPYVKAQKNDDRDAEGIAEAASRPTMRFVELKTQEQLDIQTLHRVRSRLVAERRSLTNQLRAILLERGTIFPVGRRKLELGIDALLADEDTTLSPRLRQLVAELRAEWRELDTRVETLNGEFVELARNDAAARRLTSIPGVGVLNATALIAAVGDASSFAKARDLGAWLGLVPRQHTTGGKPRLLGISKRGNTYLRTLLIHGARAALPSLARSETPLGRWLTGMIERGVHRNAIVVALANKLARIAWAALRKDATFERGYPVAA
- a CDS encoding glycosyltransferase family 4 protein — translated: MIDDAGQSERCLSEGASRVLPICIDGRLLDRNFTGVGHYGHRLAQTLERHAVPPMRLDAAVPEWDQSGAAARMGRYLRAYLPGVRSLVRSRADKPGYAERLIGQDIFRQAYLHFKFHGRLMRLQVPGPAGIMHWTYPLPLYLEGWRNIYTVHDIIPIDRPDLSSINPVRMERLLRAIMARADHLVTVSEVVRQELVARFGCAPDTVTACHQVADLDARRGEVSRDPNAHFLFCGAVEPRKNLARLARAYVVSGSNRPLIIVGQDGWRSDEVRREIGSHPGIRFMPLQSRESLSDLIRGARALLFPSLAEGFGLPVAEALVLGTPVMASDIPTLREVAGDAALFVDPFDEAEMSRAIMRLDGDDILCERLARLGDVKAVAYQSRAYHERLQAIYAAVGENR
- a CDS encoding glycosyltransferase family 4 protein — protein: MPAGTGVASYGRALCRAITAIGGEIDLIYGIAMRPETPAPMRETLFYSRLGEQLSLGQKPKMTLRRRALRAAMLPTVRKAVEVPISGKVIAGDMVERVPPARRIFSRSGLFEASVHYFRRYGKAMRIEVPEPPAIMHWTYPVPVEMVGARNVYTLHDIVPLVMPYASLEDKAYYKAMLQWLVDNASGLCTVSEASRHDISGMFGMAADRIDNLYQAADLGEHPVMPAGDDLRLWLDRLFDLELGGYFLFAGAIEPKKNVGRLIEAYLQSGVETPLVIVGREGWRAEPELRLLRGGNGAQLKGAARIRRIDYLPRAQLLRLMRGARAMLFPSLYEGFGLPVLEAMALGTPVLTSNISSLPEVTGEAAMHVDPYDVDAMARAIVAMDGDSALRQRLSALGLSQSQRFSKERFEERVALFYEKLLK